From Alteromonas australica, one genomic window encodes:
- the ftsH gene encoding ATP-dependent zinc metalloprotease FtsH, giving the protein MSDMAKNLILWLVIAVVLMSVFQSFSPSESARTQTDYTTFLREAEQGNIREVRINNDGEIRGTKRSGDTFQTNVPYFDDKLISDLVKNDVRVYGEPPEEQSILTSIFISWFPMLLLIGVWIFFMRQMQGGGGRGAMSFGKSKARLLGEDQIKTTFADVAGCDEAKEDVSELVDFLRDPSKFQKLGGKIPKGVLMVGPPGTGKTLLAKAIAGEAKVPFFTISGSDFVEMFVGVGASRVRDMFEQAKKAAPCIIFIDEIDAVGRQRGAGLGGGHDEREQTLNQMLVEMDGFEGHEGIIVIAATNRPDVLDPALLRPGRFDRQVVVGLPDIRGREQILKVHIRKVPVADNVEPSVIARGTPGFSGADLANLVNEAALFAARGNKRLVSMEEFEKAKDKIMMGSERKSMVMSESEKEMTAYHEAGHAIVGRLVPEHDPVYKVSIIPRGRALGVTMYLPEQDRVSHSKQHLESMISSLFGGRIAEQIIYGDDKVTTGASNDIERATEIARKMVTQWGLSTKMGPMLYAEDEGEVFLGKSMSKATNMSDDTARAIDAEIKSLIDSNYDRAHKILEENIDILHSMKDALMKYETIDAKQIDDLMNRTDVRPPADWDDRSPSGGDKPSGGKPAREGEITDDGVDKPSVGKPGDLPS; this is encoded by the coding sequence TTGAGCGATATGGCAAAAAATTTAATCTTATGGTTGGTTATCGCCGTTGTGTTAATGTCTGTTTTTCAGAGCTTTTCACCCAGTGAATCAGCACGAACGCAGACCGATTACACAACATTCCTAAGAGAAGCTGAACAAGGAAATATCCGTGAAGTTCGCATCAACAATGATGGTGAAATTCGTGGTACTAAACGTTCGGGTGACACATTCCAGACGAACGTTCCTTACTTCGACGACAAGTTAATTTCAGATTTAGTTAAAAATGACGTGCGTGTCTACGGTGAGCCGCCGGAAGAGCAGTCAATTTTAACGTCTATCTTTATTTCTTGGTTCCCCATGTTGTTGCTTATTGGTGTATGGATATTCTTCATGCGTCAAATGCAAGGTGGCGGTGGCCGCGGCGCCATGTCTTTCGGTAAGAGTAAAGCGCGCTTACTGGGCGAAGACCAAATCAAGACCACATTTGCCGATGTTGCTGGGTGTGATGAAGCGAAAGAAGATGTATCAGAATTGGTAGACTTCCTTCGTGACCCATCAAAATTCCAGAAATTAGGCGGTAAAATTCCTAAAGGCGTGCTTATGGTAGGCCCTCCAGGAACAGGTAAAACCTTGCTAGCGAAAGCGATTGCCGGTGAAGCTAAAGTGCCTTTCTTCACTATTTCGGGGTCTGATTTCGTCGAAATGTTTGTGGGTGTTGGTGCATCACGTGTTCGCGATATGTTTGAACAAGCGAAAAAAGCAGCACCATGCATTATCTTTATTGATGAAATCGATGCAGTGGGTCGTCAGCGTGGCGCAGGTTTAGGTGGCGGTCACGATGAGCGTGAACAAACCCTCAACCAAATGCTTGTCGAGATGGACGGTTTCGAAGGTCATGAAGGTATCATCGTTATTGCGGCAACCAACCGTCCTGACGTACTTGATCCAGCATTACTGCGTCCCGGTCGATTCGACCGTCAGGTGGTTGTAGGTCTGCCCGATATTCGTGGTCGTGAACAAATACTTAAGGTGCATATCCGTAAGGTTCCCGTGGCTGATAATGTAGAGCCGTCAGTCATTGCTCGCGGTACCCCAGGTTTCTCTGGTGCCGACTTAGCCAACCTCGTGAACGAAGCTGCATTATTTGCTGCTCGTGGAAACAAGCGCCTTGTTTCTATGGAAGAGTTCGAGAAGGCGAAAGACAAAATCATGATGGGCTCTGAACGTAAGTCTATGGTGATGTCTGAGTCAGAAAAAGAAATGACGGCGTATCACGAAGCTGGTCACGCTATTGTGGGTCGTTTAGTACCAGAGCATGATCCAGTTTATAAGGTATCTATTATTCCTCGTGGTCGTGCATTAGGTGTGACTATGTATTTGCCAGAGCAAGATAGAGTAAGCCATTCTAAGCAGCATTTAGAAAGTATGATTTCTAGCTTGTTTGGCGGCCGAATTGCAGAGCAAATCATTTATGGCGATGACAAGGTGACCACAGGGGCCTCTAACGACATCGAACGTGCCACTGAAATTGCTCGTAAGATGGTTACTCAATGGGGGCTTTCAACGAAAATGGGCCCAATGCTGTATGCAGAAGATGAAGGTGAAGTTTTCTTAGGCAAGTCTATGTCTAAAGCAACCAACATGTCTGATGATACGGCCAGAGCCATTGATGCTGAAATTAAGTCGTTAATTGATAGTAACTACGACCGTGCACACAAAATCTTAGAAGAGAATATTGATATTCTTCATTCTATGAAAGATGCACTAATGAAGTATGAAACTATTGATGCCAAACAAATTGACGATTTAATGAACCGTACAGATGTGCGTCCTCCTGCTGATTGGGATGACCGCTCGCCGTCAGGCGGTGACAAACCAAGCGGTGGCAAGCCAGCGCGTGAAGGTGAAATTACCGACGATGGTGTGGATAAGCCGTCTGTAGGTAAGCCAGGCGATTTGCCCAGCTAA
- the folP gene encoding dihydropteroate synthase, with protein MRFANREIDLSTPKIMGILNVTPDSFSDGGKHHHLDSALRHAHDMVEKGATFIDVGGESTRPGAATVSESEELDRVIPVIERLHSELDCVISVDTSKAMVMREAVQAGAGLINDVRALAEPNALEVAAHSSVPVCLMHMKGQPTTMQQNPEYTSVVDDVTGFLLQRVDACIQAGINRDNILLDPGYGFGKTLSHNYMLVKYLPKIMALGYPVLVGMSRKSMIGSLLDRKVEERLAGSVALATIAATMRAHIIRVHDVQETSDAVSIVNMVHEVK; from the coding sequence ATGCGCTTTGCTAACCGGGAAATAGACCTCTCTACCCCTAAGATCATGGGGATTTTAAACGTGACCCCTGATTCCTTTTCTGACGGCGGTAAACACCATCATCTCGACAGTGCCTTACGCCACGCACATGACATGGTTGAAAAAGGTGCGACTTTTATCGACGTGGGCGGTGAATCCACCCGCCCTGGCGCTGCAACAGTAAGTGAAAGTGAAGAACTCGATAGAGTCATTCCAGTCATTGAACGTTTACACAGTGAGTTAGACTGTGTCATTTCCGTAGATACCAGCAAAGCGATGGTTATGAGAGAGGCTGTCCAAGCGGGTGCCGGGCTTATTAATGACGTAAGGGCTTTAGCAGAACCCAATGCATTAGAGGTTGCAGCGCATTCCTCGGTTCCTGTTTGCTTAATGCATATGAAAGGGCAGCCCACTACCATGCAACAAAACCCTGAGTACACAAGTGTAGTGGATGATGTAACAGGATTTTTATTACAGCGTGTAGACGCTTGTATTCAGGCCGGGATAAATCGCGACAATATCCTGCTTGACCCAGGGTATGGCTTCGGTAAAACCCTTTCTCATAACTATATGTTAGTGAAATATTTGCCCAAAATTATGGCGTTGGGTTACCCCGTGTTAGTGGGAATGTCTAGAAAGTCCATGATTGGCAGCTTACTTGATAGAAAAGTGGAAGAGCGCTTGGCGGGAAGTGTGGCACTCGCTACAATTGCTGCCACTATGCGAGCGCACATTATTCGTGTTCATGATGTACAAGAAACCAGTGATGCCGTGTCTATTGTTAACATGGTTCATGAAGTAAAATAA
- the glmM gene encoding phosphoglucosamine mutase encodes MGQRKYFGTDGIRGKVGESNINPEFVTKLGWAAGKVLAGRGTNKVLIGKDTRISGYMLESSLESGLSAAGIDIGLLGPMPTPAIAYLTKTFRSEAGIVISASHNPYYDNGIKFFSSNGFKLDDDIEHAIEAMLEEPMTCVASDKLGKATRINDAAGRYIEFCKGTFPSELSLTGLKIVVDCAHGATYHIAPNVLRELGATVIEIGTAPNGLNINENVGATSLGAIVEAVKTHHADLGFALDGDGDRIMMVDHLGNVIDGDQIVFMIARDALKNGRMQGGVVGTLMSNLGLEVALSRLGVPFARSKVGDRYVMELLQEKGWTIGGESSGHILNLTASSTGDGIVAGLQVIAAMLRSDMDLHDLSSGFEMYPQRLINVRYTNLDEDYLAHDAVQKGKADAEAALGKRGRVLLRKSGTEPLIRVMVESDDEAQTEKWAEHIAEIVRKVAN; translated from the coding sequence ATGGGTCAGCGCAAATATTTTGGTACTGATGGTATTCGTGGCAAAGTGGGTGAAAGTAACATAAACCCTGAATTTGTTACCAAGCTTGGCTGGGCGGCAGGTAAAGTCCTTGCTGGCCGTGGCACTAACAAAGTACTCATTGGTAAAGATACCCGTATTTCTGGTTACATGCTTGAATCATCATTGGAATCAGGGCTATCTGCTGCGGGCATCGATATTGGTTTGCTTGGGCCAATGCCCACACCGGCAATTGCCTATTTAACGAAAACCTTTCGTTCTGAGGCTGGCATTGTCATCAGTGCTTCACATAACCCTTATTACGACAACGGTATAAAGTTCTTTTCATCCAATGGCTTTAAGCTTGATGATGATATAGAACACGCTATTGAGGCTATGCTTGAGGAACCCATGACGTGTGTTGCGTCAGATAAATTGGGTAAGGCTACGCGCATTAATGACGCAGCGGGCCGTTACATCGAATTCTGTAAAGGTACATTCCCCTCTGAATTGTCTTTAACGGGACTAAAGATTGTCGTGGATTGTGCGCACGGCGCGACTTATCACATTGCACCTAACGTGTTGCGTGAATTAGGTGCCACGGTTATTGAAATTGGCACCGCGCCGAACGGCTTAAATATCAACGAAAACGTGGGCGCTACTTCTTTAGGCGCCATTGTTGAGGCGGTTAAAACGCATCACGCCGATTTAGGCTTTGCCCTTGACGGCGACGGCGATCGTATCATGATGGTAGATCATTTAGGTAACGTGATCGATGGTGATCAAATCGTGTTCATGATTGCGCGGGATGCATTAAAAAATGGCCGAATGCAAGGGGGAGTTGTTGGCACTCTGATGAGTAATTTGGGCTTAGAGGTGGCGTTGAGTCGCTTGGGTGTTCCCTTTGCACGAAGCAAAGTAGGAGATCGCTATGTCATGGAATTGTTGCAAGAAAAAGGGTGGACCATCGGCGGCGAAAGTTCTGGACATATTTTGAATTTAACGGCGTCTTCCACCGGAGATGGTATCGTGGCAGGTTTACAAGTTATTGCTGCCATGTTGCGTTCAGACATGGACTTACACGACCTGAGCAGCGGCTTCGAAATGTATCCGCAACGGCTCATCAACGTGCGCTATACAAATTTAGATGAAGACTACCTTGCTCATGATGCTGTACAAAAAGGCAAAGCAGATGCAGAAGCGGCGTTAGGTAAACGAGGGCGTGTTTTATTACGCAAAAGTGGCACTGAACCCTTAATTCGCGTTATGGTTGAATCTGATGATGAAGCCCAAACAGAGAAGTGGGCTGAACATATCGCTGAAATTGTTCGTAAAGTCGCCAATTGA
- the tpiA gene encoding triose-phosphate isomerase has product MKNNRTPFVAGNWKMNGDRSLVTTFSASLDSHAVSNVDIVLCPPAVYLPLFSSANFSLGGQDLSAQEPGAHTGDVSGEMLKDVGCSYVIVGHSERREDHGESNSDVAKKASKALACGLTPIICIGEPLAVREAGEVEAFLSEQLKALVEHLSVDDLSKSVIAYEPIWAIGTGKTASPEQAQDVHKFIREFFANEDKTLAEGLRILYGGSVKPDNAKTLFAQADVDGGLIGGASLKVEDFISICQAAN; this is encoded by the coding sequence GTGAAGAATAATAGAACGCCATTCGTGGCAGGTAATTGGAAAATGAACGGTGACCGTTCACTGGTGACAACGTTTAGTGCATCGCTTGATAGTCATGCAGTAAGCAATGTAGACATTGTTTTATGTCCACCGGCTGTTTATTTACCGCTATTTTCTTCGGCTAACTTTAGTTTAGGCGGGCAAGATTTAAGTGCTCAAGAACCGGGTGCACACACAGGTGATGTGTCTGGTGAAATGCTTAAGGATGTTGGCTGCAGTTATGTTATTGTAGGCCATTCGGAGCGCCGGGAAGATCATGGCGAGTCGAACAGTGATGTTGCTAAAAAAGCCAGTAAAGCATTAGCGTGCGGCTTAACGCCTATTATCTGCATTGGCGAACCCTTAGCGGTGAGAGAAGCAGGTGAGGTTGAAGCCTTTTTATCTGAGCAATTGAAAGCGTTGGTAGAACATCTCAGTGTAGATGACTTATCTAAATCGGTTATTGCTTACGAGCCAATATGGGCTATAGGCACAGGTAAGACAGCATCACCAGAACAAGCGCAAGATGTACACAAATTTATCCGTGAGTTTTTTGCGAACGAAGACAAGACACTAGCGGAAGGGCTGCGCATTTTATATGGCGGCAGTGTAAAGCCTGACAATGCAAAAACATTATTTGCACAGGCTGATGTAGATGGCGGGCTCATTGGGGGCGCCAGCTTAAAAGTCGAAGATTTTATTTCAATTTGCCAAGCGGCAAACTGA
- the secG gene encoding preprotein translocase subunit SecG yields the protein MVYEVLLVAYLIVALLLIGFVLIQQGKGADMGASFGSGGSNTVFGSSGSGNFMSRTTAVLAGLFFFISLTLGALTANKESAEDEWENLEVPAVVEAPVQTPADQDVPMGEVPESAIDDVPQVDKSSDVPN from the coding sequence ATGGTTTATGAAGTGCTACTTGTAGCCTATTTAATTGTAGCTCTATTGCTTATTGGATTTGTACTTATCCAGCAAGGCAAAGGGGCTGATATGGGCGCTTCTTTCGGTAGCGGTGGCTCTAATACTGTTTTTGGTTCTTCTGGTTCAGGTAATTTTATGAGCAGAACAACCGCGGTTTTGGCCGGTTTGTTTTTCTTTATCAGCTTAACGCTAGGTGCGTTAACGGCGAATAAAGAAAGTGCGGAAGACGAGTGGGAAAACTTAGAGGTTCCTGCTGTCGTTGAAGCACCTGTACAAACACCAGCGGATCAAGATGTTCCAATGGGTGAAGTGCCTGAATCAGCAATTGATGATGTTCCCCAAGTGGACAAATCATCTGACGTACCTAACTAG
- a CDS encoding putative bifunctional diguanylate cyclase/phosphodiesterase, with protein sequence MQISLRQSLFRTLLGGILVAAFLIMASVWESANSLVQQNINQDIAVTEKVLHRLIDDRQAIVKSVSNVLLRSYDFRRAVGTEDTPSIEAAFTSYAKRINTDVIALVDLNHNVVASYTDLFTPNEQLKASTALAAKGYESGFFLINDRLLQLNLYRVEIPTLRYYLIIGIEFDSALLEDLRRLVEADIIISGKGDQGIIASTLVDEQARSILNAQESPSWLDVTFTNQLTYMRRSVTLSSMGTLPVDITIAIDVSEAYQSFTHIQLSILIFTLIAILVALGFSMILARNVSGPVSNLVNAVNRVAAGNYGAILSKPSRLKEISALATAVDSMQDSIKHREKRIRYQAQHDVLTGLFNRNYVEQYFESQINSNKSVQVLAITVIGFRTINDLYGYSNGDTALKTLAERLMRWPGTSARLAGGEILYISESRLDEAQLETLKHILEQPVESNLIAIPIKIAMAVISCPSDADNSEELFRKINIVSDEAIHTGQWCVHYRADLEARYVRRLTITTELKRALASEQSELSMVYQPKVDLSTMKVCSMEALIRWNNAVLGFVPPDEFITIAEQAGLIEQVTSWVMRRTIEDLSYFRVKGYRFTVAMNLSTQDIQNKPLLNKLVNLLTEFALYPSSLELEITESDLVADASLAIENLNALTSRGFHFAIDDFGTGYSSLAYLKNLPVNTIKIDKSFILSLATDENDQQIVHTVLGLADAFNLKVVAEGVEDEVSMNILKDWGCDIAQGYFISRPLPRADLEAWLENSPFGE encoded by the coding sequence GTGCAGATTTCGTTAAGACAAAGCCTATTTAGAACCTTGCTTGGTGGCATACTTGTCGCGGCCTTTTTAATCATGGCTTCCGTGTGGGAGTCGGCCAATAGCCTTGTGCAGCAAAATATTAATCAAGATATTGCTGTAACGGAAAAAGTATTACACCGGCTCATTGACGACAGACAAGCCATCGTTAAAAGCGTTTCAAATGTGTTGTTGCGGTCGTACGACTTCAGGCGCGCAGTTGGCACTGAGGATACGCCTTCAATAGAAGCGGCGTTTACCAGCTACGCTAAGCGTATCAACACTGACGTGATTGCCTTAGTAGATTTAAATCATAACGTGGTGGCAAGCTATACCGACTTATTCACGCCTAATGAACAATTAAAAGCCAGTACAGCCCTTGCTGCGAAGGGGTATGAAAGTGGTTTTTTCCTCATTAATGATAGGTTGCTGCAACTGAATTTGTATCGTGTAGAAATTCCAACCTTACGGTATTACCTCATTATAGGTATCGAGTTCGATTCTGCTTTGCTAGAGGATTTAAGACGTCTAGTAGAAGCAGACATCATCATTTCAGGCAAGGGCGACCAAGGGATCATTGCCTCGACGTTGGTAGATGAACAAGCACGATCCATTTTGAATGCTCAGGAAAGCCCGTCATGGCTGGATGTTACTTTCACCAATCAACTCACGTATATGCGCCGTTCGGTAACATTATCTTCCATGGGTACGTTACCAGTCGATATTACGATTGCTATCGATGTATCTGAAGCGTATCAGTCATTTACTCATATTCAGTTATCAATTTTAATTTTTACCCTTATTGCCATATTAGTGGCGTTAGGCTTCTCTATGATTTTAGCCCGCAACGTGAGCGGCCCAGTTTCAAATTTAGTGAATGCGGTAAATCGAGTGGCAGCGGGTAACTACGGGGCTATTTTAAGTAAACCTTCAAGACTGAAAGAAATTTCTGCGTTAGCGACCGCCGTAGATAGCATGCAAGATAGTATTAAGCATAGGGAAAAGCGTATACGCTATCAGGCACAACACGACGTGTTAACAGGTTTGTTCAATCGTAATTATGTTGAACAATACTTTGAGTCTCAAATCAACAGCAATAAAAGTGTCCAAGTCCTGGCTATTACAGTTATTGGCTTTAGAACCATTAACGACTTGTATGGCTACTCAAACGGTGATACTGCGCTAAAAACCTTGGCTGAGCGACTTATGCGCTGGCCTGGCACTTCTGCCCGGCTGGCAGGCGGGGAAATTCTTTATATCAGTGAATCTCGTCTTGATGAAGCGCAATTAGAAACCCTCAAACATATTTTAGAGCAACCGGTAGAAAGTAACCTAATAGCCATACCTATTAAAATCGCCATGGCTGTGATCTCATGTCCATCAGATGCGGATAACAGCGAAGAGCTGTTTAGAAAAATCAATATTGTCTCTGACGAAGCCATTCATACTGGTCAGTGGTGTGTGCATTATCGAGCCGATCTGGAAGCCAGATATGTTCGCCGATTAACCATAACCACTGAATTGAAGCGGGCGTTGGCTAGCGAGCAATCTGAATTATCCATGGTTTATCAGCCTAAAGTGGATTTGAGCACGATGAAAGTGTGCAGTATGGAGGCGCTTATCCGTTGGAATAATGCCGTACTTGGTTTTGTGCCTCCCGACGAATTCATTACTATTGCTGAACAAGCCGGCTTGATAGAACAGGTGACTAGCTGGGTAATGCGCCGCACGATTGAAGATTTATCTTATTTCAGAGTGAAAGGCTATCGCTTTACGGTAGCGATGAATTTATCGACTCAAGATATACAAAATAAGCCGCTGCTTAATAAGCTGGTTAATTTATTAACAGAGTTTGCCCTTTATCCTTCGTCATTAGAATTAGAGATTACAGAAAGCGATCTCGTTGCTGACGCATCTCTCGCGATTGAAAACTTGAATGCATTGACCTCAAGAGGGTTCCATTTCGCGATTGACGATTTTGGAACTGGGTATTCGTCGCTGGCTTATTTGAAAAATTTACCGGTAAATACCATCAAAATTGATAAGAGCTTTATATTATCTCTTGCTACCGATGAAAATGATCAACAAATTGTTCATACCGTACTGGGATTAGCTGATGCTTTTAATTTAAAGGTAGTCGCTGAAGGGGTTGAAGATGAAGTATCTATGAACATTTTGAAGGATTGGGGTTGTGATATCGCCCAAGGGTACTTTATTAGTCGGCCACTGCCACGCGCTGATTTAGAAGCTTGGTTAGAGAATTCACCTTTCGGTGAATAG
- a CDS encoding YqaE/Pmp3 family membrane protein, translating to MDIIRIILSIILPPLGVFLQVGIGAHFWINILLTLLGYFPGLIHAIYIIAKR from the coding sequence ATGGATATTATACGCATTATCTTGTCAATCATACTTCCACCGCTGGGCGTTTTCTTACAAGTGGGTATCGGTGCGCACTTTTGGATCAATATTCTGCTTACACTGTTGGGCTATTTCCCAGGTTTAATCCACGCCATTTATATTATTGCTAAGCGTTAA
- a CDS encoding hemerythrin domain-containing protein — protein sequence MKIFEALRKDHEKQRLLLKILAETSGDTAARREYFQELKDQLESHAVAEERHFYSHMLENDETVELTRHGIAEHHEIDELIEKLDETEMSSPAWLHYLKSLQEKVEHHLADEEQEFFQVAGKVLNERQKEKLADGYREEMAQELTHA from the coding sequence ATGAAAATATTTGAAGCGTTACGCAAAGACCATGAGAAGCAACGATTACTGCTAAAAATACTAGCAGAAACCAGTGGCGATACCGCAGCTCGCCGTGAGTATTTTCAAGAGCTAAAAGACCAATTGGAAAGTCACGCTGTGGCAGAAGAGCGTCATTTCTACTCACATATGCTTGAAAACGATGAAACTGTTGAGCTGACACGCCATGGTATTGCAGAGCATCATGAGATAGATGAGCTTATTGAAAAGCTTGATGAAACTGAAATGAGCTCTCCAGCTTGGCTTCATTATTTAAAAAGCTTACAAGAAAAAGTTGAGCATCACCTCGCGGATGAAGAACAAGAGTTTTTCCAAGTGGCGGGTAAAGTGCTTAATGAAAGACAGAAAGAAAAATTGGCCGACGGTTATCGCGAAGAAATGGCTCAAGAATTGACTCATGCATAA